TAGGGAAATAAAATTCTGGGATGGGGTTCATTTTTTCCATGTAATATTTGCATAGGTTTTAGCCAGTAATGACAAAATTGAGAATTACTGGAGTAGATTTAGAGACAAATGCGATGtaacatataaaatgatatgACCCAGTTTGTGAAATGTAAGTATTGGTTTATTCATCACTGAACTTCATTTTGTTTAGTAAGTTTCTGTTGATTTTTGGGAGGCTACCTTGAATAATTTGTAGTCATTGTCATTGCTATTTACGGTTGCGTGACTACCAAAGCTTCTTATCATTTGGACATGCTTAACTAGGTCTTCAGGGCCTAATCTGCATATGTTGTCTATGATTGTCATAGTCTTTGTTGTATGCTCATTTTTCAGTTCATTTTGCTTGGTGCCTGAGGTGAGATTATGCACCTTATACCCTgcagcaaaaatattttttgctttaCCCAGCTCATGGCCTTATTGTGTCATCCTATATTTTTTCACTAAAATTGCTACTTGTTCTACATAGGCTGGAAGAATCGACTGCATCTGAACCTGTGGCTCAGGCTGTTTAATGTAAGGTAATGCCACTCTCATCCAGCCATCCAGGGGACCCATTAAGGTAGAGGTTAATTTTGAAGATGTCACTCCAGGTCCAGGGTTGgggattttgttttcatttttagttttgatGGTCTTTCGCATCTTTTCTTGCACTCCCCATCTTAGTTAGTTACCATTAAAAATGAGGCTTCTTGAGGAACGGAATGGTTGAAGTGCTCCAAAGTTATTCTTTTGGGGTTATAAAATGCTAcatcttatttttgttacaGAATTTTGAgacttatctttcttttttcacccTACAAAGTGAAATTTAaggataggttttttttttataaagaatataCCAAATGCTTATTTAATGGAAGTATTTGGGTTTGCATGGTTATTCATTTGCGTTCGTATGCACTTTATGTCGAATTCAATTAGGGAGCATTAGCTACAacacctaagttttgtcctatgaacaaatttcaataaatttctaagacctctattttttatataaatcgttactacttatattttatatatatataaaccattaCTACTGATTAATTAAATGATAATTTTGCAACCTAAtggatatttttcttttttgggtttttattctTCCAGATGAAGAAAAACACGATTGTTTAGCATATTACATGGTTTTATTCAAGATCGCCTCTTGTATGATTATCCAATATTgattccttcttttcttttccttttaccCTTTTTGGTCCCCAGATCATAGAAGAAGCTTTATCCTCCCAAATCCCAACCTCCTCGAACCCAAAATATAATCACAGTTGCACACGCCTTAGCTTGCTTAGCAAAGGATTTGGCTGGTCCAAAACTGTGGCTGTGCAATATTTTCATcctcaatcaataaaattactatctttttctctaaaagaaataaaaatataattgcaatGTTGAATTTACACttagtttgttttgaagtaaaatattttacatgtaaaaacattttctataaaatattttcaagtgttttgaTATGTCAAGTAAAATATTTCAAGCAAACCACCAAAACCAGTGTCTCAACCACTAGAGTCATTGGTGTTGAAGGTTGGGTGACCGAAAATGGTGGCTCTGGCGACTAGACTGCTGGTGAGTGGTTACAGCTGTTGGAGTAGCACCTCTGGTGACTAAACCGCCAGCATTGGTGACTAGAATGGCATCTCCAATGACTGAACCATTGACACCAATCGTCGGAATGGTGGCTTAAGTGATTGGACCCTGGGCATCGGTTGCTGGAGCAGCGACTCCAGCCAATGGACTATAGGCATTAGCTGTCCAACCCACTAGACTGGTGACCTAGCCACTAGATGGGGTGAGGGCAAACCACCatgtgtttttgtaaaatatttgacCAAAATTCTAAAGATAAAAGcgttttataactttttataaaggattttaCAATTAACGAAAAATAATTTACAAGTTTGACCACATTTTACATGCAAATAAACACTTGAAAATGGGAAAACATCTttcagaaaaatattttatttcaaaacaaacaaaataagtcatgaattatatatgtgtgtgtagtTTTGGCAGGTGATAAATATTGGCGCGATGGTGAAGAATGACAAAGTATGCTTAGTGGCAGTTAGTAGAAACTACAAAGCTCTAACATTCTGCATGTAAATGACCGACTTTATCGAGACAGGAGATCCTCTTTAGGTTGAATGAACCCCATGATACTCTCGTAATTCCTATGGCAAGTGTATTAGATGGAAATATTCTTAACGCAATCAACCACCTTCAGCTCCTCACCCATGGTCCCCATTGTTCAATTGTAGCAAAACTTTAAGATACCAAGTTCTACATGAAGGGTAGAGGTTTTGTTTAGTACTCCTGTGTACTTAACGAGGCTAACATGTGATTATTTTTGAACACATATCATCTTAGACTGTTTGTCTTGCAATCCAAACCCTTCTatatatgaatttcattttttaattttttaacaagtttttTGTTTGTACTTTAGGCCTTCTAATGTTTTAGTGAATTCCTttgtgttcctttttttttttttttttgctgaaactttGTGTTCGTTTTAGAGGCTGATGAAAGAGATGACAGATTTTTTTTTCGTTAATCTAatattattacttaaaaaaaaaaaaaaaacatggtagTACGGAAGCATAATAGTTGTCGAATaccgtgtttttttttttttttttttttgatgggatgtTGAATACCGTGTTGTACCATCCCTCAAAAGCGGAGCTAATATTGTATCTTGGTGGCATAAGATAATGGTAATGGGGGCACCTAATGTAGTAGTACGGAAGCCTAACTTTATTGGAACAGATTTAAAATATTCCATGCCAGTGCAGTGCACTGATGAGATGTTGTGTTGTATGAgatggaaaaattaaaattaaaattgtttgaGATGGAAAAGTAGTACTAGATTATCATATATTAATcctaattaattaatgaatatatatatatatatatatgattgggAAAGATACTAGGAAATGTGGCACCAACGCTCCCGTGACGCAGTTAGCTTATAGTATATTATGAGCTGAACTTTTAGAAGAGCACAGACTAGCATAACCGACACCGCCACCACTTCCTTAAATTCTCTCAAAAAGACAAATTAGCAAAAAGTTCACGCAAACCTTACTgttcaattatttatatatatatatatatattcgtaGTTCACATGCTTtcctgttctttttttttaaaaaaaaattatttttttatttttggtttctcaCCGCCAGCTTATGGAGTTTTTTTAAAGTGTTAGTGTCCGGACTTGAAGTGAGGAGCTTCTAATCAAACTCGAGATAGTCATTTTGAGACCGAGTCAACCACTTTGCCAACCCAGTGGattgttcttttttaattataactatattgattattgatcattcttccaaaaaaaatccattttcgGTGCTGAAAGACATATATCTTAGCAAGTGATGATCCAACCattagtcttttttttaatttatacatatatGAAAGTCATAAAAGTTTGTATTACTTCTATACGAAACACAACCAAGACCAATAAAcacccaaagaaaaagaaagaaagaaaaaaggaaaactcCCTTTACAAAGGGAAAAGGAGTGGGTCTCACACGTTAAGATAGGACAATTGTTGGAAATGATAAACCATACATGGTAAAATCAACTACCAACTGGAAATGTACCTTTCAATATGTTTCttcaatatataataaatattgtttTGATACTTTCTCTAAATTTCCCTACGCGGACTCTCAAGAATGTCAACCCCAACTTCTTTACACAACTGGCTCATTCCTTATTAGAATCTTCTATATTCATATGTATATTTCTTGTTTAGACTTTTTCTAGCTAGCTACTGCCTTATAAAATTGACTCATTATTATTCCCCAACTACCTAGCTCTTCGTTATACCCCCGGCCAGTACTCCCAAAATTGACTCATTAATCCCAAGACAAAGTCCTCTCCAAAACCATCTCTTCTCCTTCAAACCTCTCCAACCCCAACACAAATCCACTTCGATCTCTTTCTCTTACTTGTTCATCAAACTCAAAGCCCACATACTCATATATATCTAGCTAGCTACTACGAGTTTTCTTTAAGTACCGTTTTGCTTATTTACATTTCTCTTCTTGACATATATACATTCACAAAAAAGGCATATCATATGGGAAACTACGTTTCTTGTGCTCTATCCAGCCCAGGAGGCAAGCAATCTAGAGCCACAAAAGTGATCTTCCCAAGCGGCCAAATTCAAGAATTCCATGCACCCATTAAAGCAGCTGAACTCATGCTTGAGACACCAAACTTCTTCGTTGTAAACTCAATATCTCTCCAAATTGGACGAAGGTTTTCTGCACTCAACGCCGACGAAGACCTAGAGATGGCTAACGTTTATGTCATGTTCCCCATGAAGAGACTCAACTCTATTGTCACAGCAGCTGACATGGGTGCCTTGTTCCTCACCGCCAATTCTGCAGCCAAGCGTGGTTCTGGCGAAGCCAACATAAGGACATTTCCGGAGACTAGAGATGTTCCCCAGTTGGTGGAGGGAAAAACAGCTGATGATTGGCAGGAAAATGAGACGGCGGTGGCGGTACCAAAGTTGAATTTGGATGATATTGAGGAATTTTCGTCGCCAGAGTTTATGCTTAGGTTGTCTATGTGCAGGTCAAGGAAACCATTGTTAGAGACCATAGCAGAAGAGCCAGTTATTTGTTCACGTTAAACTagggtgtgtttttttttttttttttttccgtagtTGGGTCAAATAGTATATAGTTAGTATTACGTGCCCTTCCTGCAAGGGAagttttttaatacattttaagTGGAGATTCAAATCCTAAAGGGTTTTTGTTTGAAACACTAAATGTCATTATTGGTTTTATGCAAGGAAGTTAGGAAGGttaaagaaaagtgagtaaaaTTCTTTGGACATGACATGTATATGGATAGTTGGAATAAATATTTTGATGGTTAGGTCATGTTTTAAGTGAAGTCACATGTGaacaaaatatcaattaatggagaaaattttatgtatgatTGAGATTATTGTATGTTTGGTATTTCAGATATATAGTAGGGaaattttagttgttttaattatatatgataTGAATTAGTAAAATACGGTACGAGTTTAATACGACAAGAATACGGACGGGTATAGtttgacatttttcaaaaagtaaattttaaaaattcaatataaaaatacagaaacagagaagaaaaggtATATGTATGTTATgggtatattattattattttttttttaaatcataacaaaaatatgtaaacatttaccatatatatttttagataaatacaatCATCTCTGTATCATAACCTTTTAACTTCTGCCAAGTGTGACActacttttgtcatatttggtagttcccttagttttttttttctgttttttttcctctcaaatTTGATAGTTTTATCATCACATTAGACAGTGCCAACATTATATCTAACCATACTTTTGTCAAATTCGGtgattcacttttttttttctcacatttgatccATCTTCACATTGGAAAGTACCAACATTACATATAATTGAACTTTTGTCATATATGGTGGttcctttattctttttttcttacatttgttctatcatcatatatattaaGTAGTGTCGACATCACATCTGaccatacttttgtcatattcggtggttcactttttttttctcacatttgtcAGTTCCATTGTCATATTAaatagttccaacatcacatatgacaatACTTTTATCACATAGGTCAAAAAAGGCAAAAACTCTAGTCCTTTACATCCATTAAAATTGGAACCATTCAAAGAGACTAATAGATCATAAGCTCTTAGTACTGCAAACCCAAAATTACCTGGCATTGAAAGTTGCATAAGCATATTACATTGAACTATCACCAAGGTGTTTGCGTTCTCATTTCTAGAAatttaacaaaagcaaaaatggTAAATCACTTTCTCCCATTTTAATTTGTTTCCACTATTTTTTGCATCTATAGCTTTCCTCCACATTCAACATTAGCTTATGCAATAATTCttccatttaaattatttataaaaaaaaaaaaaaaagttatattatgAACTTCATAATCAAGAACTACATTTTAGAGTTATCACAATATAGaataggcgtaaatgcacttttagtccctatgttttggctttttttcattttggtccctacattttattttttccacttttagtccctaaaccaattaacgcgtgttTATTTtcgtcctttccgtcagtcaaccaacggaaatagctgaggtggcagccggaggaattaaaatattataaaaatgccacatcacccaTGACACATcatcatataaatttaaaaaattaatttattaattttaacaaaattaaaaaacataaaaacaaaatttaaaacataaaaatacatcagatttgaatcaaacacacaaaaaacccaaaatttttcttcagaaacaaacacacaaaaactcaaaatctctACCTCACCTCCATAAAAACCCCAAGACCCTACTACCTCCTCATCTTCTTCGACGCCACCCAGCTCCACGACAAGTCAGAGCTCCAGCTCAAAATCCTCCACATCTGCCTCGTCACTCCACAGTAGTTCTCGAAGCAATCGGAGTAGATGGACCAGGGCGTTTTTCGCGACTCGCCGAGTTGATGGCCGATTTCGTCCAGGCCAAGACCAAGCTCAACGTCCGTCTGATTCACCGGCCTCCGTTCCTCTCCACCAAGCAATTGGGCTTCATCATGGTCGCGACCCTGGTTTGGATCCCCTTCGCGATTAAGAAGATCGTGAAAGGCGAGACCTTGCTTCATGATCCCAACCTCTGGCTCGCCGGCTCGGTTTTTGTTTACTTCTTCAGCTTTCTCTTTGGATCTGGGTTTTGAGAAAGAGATGGTGGGTGCTAGGTTTGCTGGGATCTGGGATTTCTCTTTGGCTTTGATCGGTGATTGTTGGTGGGTTTGACTGGGTTTGATCGGATCTGggtttagagaaagagatgtTGGTGGGTGCGGGTTCGACTGGGTTCGTTGGTTGGGATTGCAGGGTTTGTTGGTTTGATCGATGATCGTTTCTAAACATTTGGGGTTTGGGGTTTGGGGTTTGCTGGAGATTTGGTTTTGGCGTTTGCTGGGAATTTCACATTTcgaaatttctttttgttttctgagTTATTAACTTGTTGTGGTATTTGAAATttctttgattatggtttggttTGGGAGTGGATGAGTTGTTGGGTTGATGTTCATGTTCTTCGAAATTTCTTTGCTCTTTGATTTGGTGatgttcacatttttttttcctgtaggTTCGATGTTCATGTTCTTTTATTCTGGGTTTGCTCTTTGATTCTGGGTTTGATGTTGTTGCTgggtttatttcttgatttaagAAGAACATTGAAGAATAAGTTCTTATGTTCTTAGATCTCAATTATAACAttgtattttatgttttaaatttttttttttatgttttttaattttgttaaaattaataaattaatttttaaatttatatgatgATGTGTCAtgggtgatgtggcatttttataatattttaattcctccGGCTGCTACCTCAGCTATTTCCATTAgttgactgacggaaaggacgaAAATAaacacgcgttaattggtttagggactaaaagtggaaaaaataaaatgtagggaccaaaatggaaaaaagccaaaacagagggactaaaagtgcatttacgcctataGAATATTGTACAccatcttctaaaaaaatttctcatggGAAGAAACTACGTATGGAATAGTTCCAAACCACCGTTTTAATTGTGGCAATTTAgaggggaggaaaaaaaaaatcaatgtccAAACTTGTATATTCCGCGACAATTTTTGGAGAGTCACAAATAGATTGCACCGTGGAACAAACTGCAGGAATATGAGCCAATTCTTCATCCTACCCCTGCAAAATGATTTAGCTTCATATTAAATGTAAGTTTTGAGCAGctagaaaaaaagggaaagaaaaagatgCTATGCCACTTCAGCAAGACACCATCCTAATAACATTATCAATCTACTATCtattactttctcaaaaaaaaaaaaaaaaaaaaatctactatcTATTATTTGCATCAAgatttgattgaaattttttcaatcttttaCTCCATGATTAAGTAAGTTAGTTAATTGACATTGCATAAGATAGGCACACTAGCTCCACTAGGCTACTACAAAGCTTATAGAACAAAACATCAAACACATGGTGTGTATTTTTAGAACAAATCATCAAATGTTGTTCAAAACTCCCAAAtgcaacaaccaaaaacaaatcacCCACAAGCCATCATATATCCACcaaataaaggaagaagaaaaagaactaaCCTCAGGTTGCTACAGTTTATCAAACAAATAATAGGTTGCTgcagtttatcaaaaaaacctCAAGTTgcatagtttataaaaaaaagccTCAAGTTGTtgcaatttatcaaaaaaaaaaactcaggtTGCTGCATTCAATGAGTAGAAGAGACTCAAGCATCTCCAAACCATGAAATATGAACCTATAactcaatcaaattcaaaaactaagCAGTAATcatatttgttatatttaaaaGCCAAAACGAACAACAATACAAGACCCAGATGAAATATTCTTGActtggaaaacaaaaacaacctatagATTGTTGGAAATAAAGGAGAGATATTACCTGACTCTTCCTTGGAAATTACATAATATGATTTTATCAAAAGAGGTGGCAGAGATGAGGTGTGGATCAAATCACTATCTTAAGACAAATCATGCCGTTTAAGGTCTATTTGATGTAGTTAGACAAATAATTTCTGCACATTGTTCCTAGGATACAATAGACCAGCCACCTTTGCTGATTATCTTTGCGAGTCTACACTGCTCGTAGGATATAAGCTCTCTACAGCACTTTCTTTTCCCATAGAGTAAAAGATAAAGTATTTTGTTATGAGTAAGAAGCTATAGATGGGTTTAGaacaataacaaaattgatttttgaaagtATATAGCTTGGTAATCCAAATAAGGTGATATCTGAAACTTTTTAtctctttctatatatataatataatagccGGACATGAACTTGTCTTTTGCCAAAATCTATACGTTGAAAACAATTAAATGGAGTCATAATGCTATTGAAATTAATAGTCCATAAAGTGGCTGAAATTTGAATACCAAGCAgttcaaaaaatttcagaatttaaaatATTGCCAAAAGGTTTGACTTTCCAtttaatcaaatagtaaatGCTAGTATATATGGTAACATATTATGACATACAGGGACGGAGTCAGGATTTTGAATTAAGGGGGGCGACTCTGACCTCTAGCTTGGCGGCTTCTTAGctactaagttttttttttttttttttttttttttttttttgagtttttgatgtGTGCGCTTGCTAGGTAAAGGCaaaattattctatttaaaactttttaaggggccagttgtttgagtaaaattggttaattggacttaattttttttagctttgctaTTGGTGATTATTTGTTGTTGCACAAATGTTTTTGGGCTAGTATatgttgttttaaattttagatctataaatttttttaatgggctTTAAAATGATGAAAGTACTAGAGGTATATTGTTGATATAGTGAatgattattggtaagtaaaaaagttatGTAAGTGATAGGCTCAAatgcgaaccaataagaatttgtacctcaacagtttataaaaatgttgtaagtAAGTTTGTAACTGTAACGTTACTCTAAAAAGAATCAGAGATATTGTTAAAGGggcaaaatataattttagagaataaaattgctaaatttaatgcatatatatatactaatatatttaaaaaaaaaatttagggggggCCTTTGCCCCCCCGGTCAATTAATGCCTCCATCCCTGATGACATATAATAATTCAGAAATATCTGTATAGAAATAAGTTTTTGATACTTTCCATCTATAACATTACAACATTAATATATTGAAAGAAAACGTTTTAAAGCAAAAGTTTATAAAGGAAATTAAGTATATATAAtgtaataaaacaaaatatgctTGCAATGATGGTATTAAACATCACAGTAATGTCCAGAAAATTTCTTAACTAAAACCATTGACAACTGCTATTCAATTtctaatttatatttgaatttcaaatttagcAAATAAATCGATTTGTCATGAAGGGAATTATTTTCTCAGATCACTTAAATGAGCATTAAAATAGAATatgatatttttgtaaaaatatccaataatcccccacttatttttataaaaataaatatgtaaatatatataagaaaatttttctaGGTTAAGTAGAACATTATGCATAATGAGAGTGCTAATGGCTTGAACCTTCATTTAGTGTTTCAGCAATATTGTTCCAAAGTTAATAGTGAGCTAAGTTTTGAACTATAACTTTTTGTGTGGAAACAAAACATTACATCACACACATAATATTCTAGTACTCTACTATGCGCTTCTAAACTAGCACATTACGACCTTGTGCTTAACCTCAGCATTCATGAGCTATTTAGAGAACTAGCCCTATTCTCAAAGGAAGCAGCCTCACTTCCTTGCTCACTTTGGTGTGTCTATCAAGGATGTTCTTGTAACTCTAACATCCCACTCATAAGAGATATAATCCATTAAgagtttttaataaataaaaaacccgTCCTATATAACATTACAAGATACATGCACGCACACCATAGGAGGGACATGAGTACTACTGTACTAGTACTCATTCATATATTTAGTGCATGTTAATCAAACTACTCTATGATTCGTTTTTCCCTTTGAACCTAGTTCTTGAGATCTCCAGTCCCTAGGTAGGGTATCCTTATAGGTAGTTTATTCTTCTTTGGGCTTATGTCCTATCCCCCTCGATGCTATCCAGATCTTTTCTCTAGCTAGAGTAGTTAATGGATCCGCAATATTATCATTTGTATTAATATAATCAACATTTATGGTACCATTGCTTATGTATGATCTCACAATACTGTATTTTCTTATAATAGATATGGATTTACCATTATAGTATTTATTGTGCACTCTACCAATAGTGGTGGTactatcacaatgaattaaGACGGGTGGAATAGGTTTCTCCTACATGGGAATTTCAGATAATAAATCACGTAACCAACCCGCTTCTTCACTAGCTGAAGATAAGGTAATTAATTTTGCCTCCATGGTGGATTTAGCaataatttgttgtttttttgattTCCAACATATTGCTCCACCACCTAATGTAAATACATAGCCAGTGGTAGACAAAGAATCACCTGATAAGGTGTTCCAACTAGCATCACTAGATCCTTCAAGAACGGATATCTTTGATATAGCAAACCATAGTACGTAGTTCTTTTTAAATATCTCATTAATTGAGTCATGGCATTCCAATGCTCAAAATTAGGTTTGCTAGTAAATCTTGCTAGAACTCCTACGGCATAAGCAATATTACATTTAGTACAATTAGTAGCATATCTAAGACTACCAATAATACTAGCATATTCTTTTTGATTGTAAATATCATTTACATCTTTAGTAGGAAATAGATGTACTTTCGAATCAAAAGGAATACTTGCAGATTTACAATCaaagtaattatattttttcaattttttttttttatataatgagATTGATCTACAAATATGTCATTTGAAGTTCTAGAAATTTTCATACCAAGGTTCACATTAGCTTCTCCTAAATCTTTCATATGTTATTTTTAAGAAGCATTTTGGCAGCATTTATAAAGGACCAAAAATTAGTagatcatcaacatataaacagaTTATAACGTGAGCATCATCAAAAGTTTTGTAATATATACATTTGtcactttcatttattttaaaaccaTTAGAAAGCAAACATTGATCAAATTTCTCATGCCACTAtctaggtgcttgttttaaacTATATAAAGATTTTAACAGTTTACATACCTTATGTTCATTACCTGGCATTGTAAAACCTTCTGGTTGGTCCATATagattttttcttctaattctCCATTTAAAAATGCCGTCTTTACATCCATTCGATGTATCATTAAATTATGAATAGCTGCTATAGCAATCAGTAATCTAATGGAAGTAACTTTAGTAACAGgagaaaaaatatcaaaaaaatcaatatcttctttttgtttaaaaccTTTAGTTACAAGCCTTGCtttaaatttttcaataaatccattaggttttaattttcttctaagTACCTATTTACATCCAATTGTTTTACAACTTGGAGATAAATCTACAAGTTTCCAAGTATTTTTAGAGATAACAAAATTCATCTCATCATTGATGGCTTCTTTCCAAAAACCTGAATAAGGAGAAGATAAAGCTTCTTCTAAAGAAGTAGGGTCACCTTGTAAATTATACACATAATATTCAGGACTAAAAACCTTTTCAATTCTAGGTCTTTTATTCCTCCTAGGTTCAATCTCATATTCATTAACATCTTTTGACTTAGATGTTGAAGATTCAAATTTCTCTTATTGTTCAAAACGCccactttttttatatttaaatggaaatatattttcatgaaaaattgcatctttagattcaattattttattattatcaatataaaaaaaaaatctataagtTGTGCCATATAAAGAATAACCCAAAAATACACATGTAGAAGCCTTTACCCCCAATTTAGGTCTTTTAGGGTCGGGTAGCCTCACATATGCTAAGCAACCccaaactttgaaaaaaattcaaatttggtttatattttttccataattcaaatggagttaaaaaaaagtctttttatGAGGTACTTTATTCAATACAAAATTTGTAGTGAAATCCaaattagtgtgaaaacactaatgcttgtttagacccctaaatttaaaattacaacttaattgcttttactcaaactctaacttatctaagtgtggaacaagagtaaatgaagcacAATAAACCGGTAACACTACTTTAAGCCATATTCAATCACAatgaagaataaaagaaaatcttaaagaATAGgtaagagagatgcaaacataagataacaccaagatgtgttatcgaagaggaaactaaaGAACTCGGAGAAAACCTCTCCACGACCCTCCAAGtcaaaatcgatccactagtgaataagttggagtacacaaataacaaaagacccttcaagcctagtTTACCCAATGTATTTGAGCCCTCTAAGCTCCTATTACCAATGGACTTCTCGGaatcttgtcttcactagctttCTGGATCCCGTAATATCGcctgattgcatccgccaagccacaccagcttcttttggcaaatccccaaagcttCTCAAGTTCCAGAACACTCTTTATACTCTAAATAAGTGTGAGTTGTGTTTGGGtataaatctcctctcaaggtataacaatgggagagggaatgagaagagactacaatgatttctcaccaaaggatgagtagctctctctctaaaagatgggtgtgttgtGTCGTAGAAACCTATCTAGgattttttctctaaatagcctcttttttacttttgtgggtaataatggtatatatagtatgggtgaagggtacgAAAGTTACACTTA
This DNA window, taken from Quercus robur chromosome 2, dhQueRobu3.1, whole genome shotgun sequence, encodes the following:
- the LOC126713831 gene encoding uncharacterized protein LOC126713831 — encoded protein: MGNYVSCALSSPGGKQSRATKVIFPSGQIQEFHAPIKAAELMLETPNFFVVNSISLQIGRRFSALNADEDLEMANVYVMFPMKRLNSIVTAADMGALFLTANSAAKRGSGEANIRTFPETRDVPQLVEGKTADDWQENETAVAVPKLNLDDIEEFSSPEFMLRLSMCRSRKPLLETIAEEPVICSR